In the genome of Gemmatimonadota bacterium, the window CACCGTGAGGTGATCGAGGTGGTAGCGCATGCGGTTGGGGAGCCGGCTGACATCCCGGAGTCCGATGATGCGCTGTTTCGTGCGGTTGGGCGCCGCCCAGTAAATCTCGAGCGCGAGCTGGTCCACCTTGACCAGCGTGCGTTCGTCTGACTGCTTCCGGTCCAGGTAGAAGTAGAGGTAGCCCGTGGCGAGGGCACGGTAATTGGCCAGGCCGGAGTCGGCGTGGGGTGTGGCGCGCCGGGCGCGCGCCCTGGCCACGAGCTCGAGCGTGCGAGCCGAGTTCCAGTCCCCGGTGGCCTGGGCGCCGGCAGGGGTGGCGGGGGAAAGCAGCGCGAGCACCAGGGCCGCTCGAGCGCTCGCGCTAGTGCGTTTCCACGTCATTCAACGCCCAGTCGTACTCCAGGTATTCGATCCCATAGCGGCCCGCTTCCAGCCAGGCCGCGGCTTCCGATGGCAGGTAGTGGCGGATGAAGGCCAGCACGGCACGCTGCGTGGCATTACCCGGGAAGCGCTGGGATGCTTCGCTGCCCGTGGGGGCGCGGAAATCCTCGCCGAACCAGTCGAAGATCGAGGAGAGCTGCACCACGGCTGCCGCCGGTTCGAATCGGTTCTTGCGCGTGTCGCCCAGGAAACGGCGCGCCTGGTCATCGAGTTGCTCATCGAGACGCTCCGCGGCATACGGCTCTGCGCGCAAGGCCGGGCAGGACCGGGCAGCACATACCAGCGCGAAGTGGATGCGGGGGTCGCGGTAGCGCTCGCGCAGCCACTGGTGCTCGATCTCGTCCAGCGTGAGCAGCCGGCCGGCTGCGCGATGCTTGATCCCGTCGAAGAAGCCCGCGATCTGCCATACCGAGTTCCCCGGCCGCAAGGCAGACTTGACGCTGAGCCGCCGCTGGATCGGGTATGCGTCGACCACCGTGGCGATGACGTAGGCATTGTAAGCATTGATCAGGTGCGCCATCTGCTGCGCCCGGGTCCAGCCATCAAACTGCGCGGCTGTGACGGCGCTGAGCTGCCGGAGGTAGCTGTTGAGCCGCGCCCGATCCCGCCGGAGCGCGCCGTAACGCACGCCGTCCCCCGTCCCATGGGCCGCGAGCAGCTCGGCCCAGGGGTCGGCCGCCTGCGCCGCGGTTGGTTGGGCCAGCGGTGCATGGGCCAGCCAGATCAGGGCCAGAGCGGCGAGCCAGCGTCGCCAGCGCGGGGCGGTTCGAGTCCTGCCGGATCTACTCATTTTCGCCTTGGAAACGCACGGTTACTACCGTGCCCGGCAACCTGGGTTCCGGCGCGGCCCCGAAAGCAAGGGAGCCCGCTGTGCGGGCGGGCCCCCCTTTGCTGCCAAGGAATCGTCCAGGAATGACGGCTGCTTCAGGAGCTCCCTCGGCCGCTGCGCGACTTCGGGATGACCGCTTCGCCCTCAGTTGGCGCTCCAGAAGCCGGCCAGTGCTTCGCCGTCGGGGCTTTCGCGCAGCTTCTCGAACGCGCGGTTGCGGATCTGGCGGATGCGTTCCCG includes:
- a CDS encoding DUF547 domain-containing protein yields the protein MSRSGRTRTAPRWRRWLAALALIWLAHAPLAQPTAAQAADPWAELLAAHGTGDGVRYGALRRDRARLNSYLRQLSAVTAAQFDGWTRAQQMAHLINAYNAYVIATVVDAYPIQRRLSVKSALRPGNSVWQIAGFFDGIKHRAAGRLLTLDEIEHQWLRERYRDPRIHFALVCAARSCPALRAEPYAAERLDEQLDDQARRFLGDTRKNRFEPAAAVVQLSSIFDWFGEDFRAPTGSEASQRFPGNATQRAVLAFIRHYLPSEAAAWLEAGRYGIEYLEYDWALNDVETH